A window from Rhizosphaericola mali encodes these proteins:
- the nusA gene encoding transcription termination factor NusA: MASINLIEAFQEFREDENIDRSTLMKVVEDVFKTLLKKKYSSDDNFDVIVNAEKGDLEIFRRRMIVEDGEVEDPLAEVAYSEAVTIEPDFEVGEELYEEVDMLDFGRRAILAAKQTLASRIGDLKKNVLMKKYESRIGEIVSAEVYQVWKKEVLLMDEENNELILPKSEQIPQDFFKKGENVRAVIRRVDMKNNTPVIILSRTSPEFLAKLLEIEVPEIYDGLITIKKIVREPGERAKVAVESFDDRIDPVGACVGMKGSRIHGIVRELKNENIDIINYTDNIQLYIQRSLTPAKISFMELDQDKKHVEVFLNSDQISLAIGRKGVNIKLACDLTGFNIDVFREEEEGEEEEYDIDLQEFSDEIDQWVIDEFKRIGCDTAHSVLNLSPDELEKRTDLEKETIEDVRRVLQEEFEKE, translated from the coding sequence ATGGCAAGTATCAACCTCATTGAGGCTTTCCAGGAGTTTAGGGAAGACGAGAATATTGATAGATCAACCTTGATGAAAGTCGTGGAAGATGTTTTCAAAACATTGTTGAAAAAGAAATACAGTAGCGATGATAACTTTGACGTAATCGTTAATGCGGAAAAAGGGGATTTGGAAATATTTCGTCGAAGAATGATTGTAGAGGATGGAGAGGTAGAAGACCCATTGGCGGAAGTCGCTTATTCTGAGGCTGTTACGATAGAACCTGACTTTGAGGTGGGAGAGGAATTGTACGAAGAAGTAGATATGTTGGACTTCGGAAGACGTGCTATACTTGCGGCAAAACAAACTTTGGCTAGCCGTATTGGTGACTTGAAAAAGAATGTTCTGATGAAGAAATATGAAAGCCGTATTGGTGAGATTGTTTCTGCGGAAGTCTATCAAGTTTGGAAAAAAGAAGTATTGTTGATGGATGAAGAAAATAATGAGTTAATTTTGCCAAAATCTGAACAAATCCCACAAGATTTCTTCAAAAAAGGTGAAAATGTCCGCGCTGTCATTAGACGTGTAGATATGAAAAATAATACACCCGTTATTATCTTAAGTAGAACAAGTCCAGAATTTTTGGCAAAGCTCTTAGAAATTGAAGTTCCTGAAATCTACGATGGCCTTATTACTATTAAAAAGATTGTTAGAGAGCCAGGTGAGCGAGCGAAAGTTGCGGTAGAAAGTTTTGATGATAGGATTGATCCAGTGGGTGCTTGTGTGGGTATGAAAGGAAGTCGTATACATGGTATTGTAAGAGAATTAAAAAATGAAAATATAGATATTATCAATTACACTGATAATATTCAATTATATATTCAAAGGTCATTAACCCCTGCAAAAATTTCTTTTATGGAATTGGATCAAGATAAAAAACATGTAGAAGTGTTTTTGAATTCTGATCAAATATCCCTAGCAATTGGAAGAAAAGGGGTGAATATTAAATTAGCATGTGATCTTACTGGTTTCAATATTGATGTATTTAGAGAAGAGGAAGAGGGAGAAGAAGAAGAATACGATATTGATTTGCAGGAATTTAGTGATGAGATTGATCAATGGGTTATTGATGAATTTAAACGTATCGGTTGTGATACAGCGCATAGCGTATTAAATCTTTCACCTGATGAATTGGAAAAAAGAACCGATTTAGAGAAAGAAACAATAGAAGATGTAAGAAGAGTCTTACAAGAAGAATTTGAAAAAGAGTAG
- a CDS encoding ribosome maturation factor RimP, giving the protein MANEIVIEELKKILAEILAEETEYFLVGIKIKPTNNIKIYIDGDYGITIEKCIKINRKMYPILEEQKLFPADDFSLEVSSPGIDTPLVLQRQFVKNKGRLLEVVLLDETEKLGKLIEVTDADITLEITTGKGKKAVTTQEVIPFENIKKATIQIQF; this is encoded by the coding sequence ATGGCTAACGAAATAGTTATAGAAGAATTAAAGAAGATTTTAGCAGAAATATTGGCGGAAGAAACGGAATATTTTTTGGTAGGTATCAAGATTAAACCTACCAATAATATCAAAATCTATATAGATGGAGATTATGGTATCACAATTGAAAAGTGTATTAAGATAAATAGGAAAATGTATCCTATACTTGAGGAGCAAAAACTTTTCCCTGCGGATGATTTTTCCTTAGAAGTTTCTTCTCCTGGTATCGATACTCCGTTGGTATTGCAAAGACAATTTGTAAAAAATAAAGGTAGACTTTTAGAAGTTGTGCTATTGGATGAAACGGAAAAGTTAGGAAAGCTAATTGAAGTGACTGATGCTGATATTACACTAGAAATTACTACCGGGAAAGGGAAAAAAGCGGTAACTACACAAGAAGTTATTCCATTTGAAAATATTAAAAAAGCAACAATTCAAATACAGTTTTAG
- a CDS encoding DUF4834 family protein codes for MIDLIVAAIVVYIFYKFVFNFLLPIYRTTKMVKQKVGEMNNFHNQQTSDTSNTNPSYQQETRKETSTEQSKVGEYIDFEEIKD; via the coding sequence ATGATAGATTTAATCGTGGCGGCAATCGTCGTATACATATTTTATAAGTTTGTTTTTAATTTTTTATTACCGATTTATCGTACAACAAAAATGGTAAAACAAAAAGTTGGGGAAATGAATAACTTTCATAATCAACAAACAAGTGACACATCCAACACAAATCCATCTTACCAACAAGAGACACGCAAAGAGACATCAACGGAACAGTCAAAAGTTGGAGAATATATTGATTTTGAAGAAATTAAAGATTAA
- a CDS encoding HAD family hydrolase — protein sequence MENSRTAKIGIEIEIANKCAIIFSADRKKYIRSMGKIKNVIFDLGGVFIDLDFNKTKNAFESLGVNNYAEMFNQHHADDLFLQLETGKISEVEFYAAFRKLVNVELNNEQIKNAWNAMLLHFNPKKIEWLQTLREDYKLFLFSNTNIIHQKFFEQRFIDDLNGAHLQDYFEKVYYSQEIGMRKPNKDGFEFILNEQQLDRSETLFIDDTIGNVETAKSLGLQTFHLTPDRKLQDVEVLLNL from the coding sequence ATGGAAAATTCGAGGACGGCAAAAATAGGTATTGAAATTGAAATAGCAAATAAATGTGCAATTATTTTTTCTGCAGATAGAAAAAAGTATATTCGGTCTATGGGAAAGATAAAAAATGTCATATTCGATTTGGGAGGTGTATTTATTGATTTAGATTTTAACAAGACAAAAAACGCATTTGAAAGTTTAGGTGTAAATAATTATGCTGAAATGTTTAACCAACATCATGCGGATGATTTATTCCTTCAATTAGAAACGGGTAAGATATCTGAAGTAGAATTTTATGCTGCATTTAGGAAATTGGTAAACGTCGAACTAAATAATGAGCAAATTAAAAATGCTTGGAATGCTATGTTATTGCATTTCAATCCAAAGAAAATAGAGTGGCTGCAAACTTTGAGAGAAGATTATAAATTATTTTTATTTTCCAATACCAATATTATTCATCAGAAATTTTTTGAGCAAAGATTTATAGATGATCTAAATGGAGCTCATTTACAAGATTATTTTGAGAAAGTATATTATTCTCAAGAAATAGGCATGCGAAAACCCAATAAAGATGGCTTTGAATTTATTTTAAATGAACAGCAACTAGATCGGTCTGAGACTTTGTTTATCGATGATACCATCGGAAATGTGGAAACTGCTAAAAGTTTAGGATTACAAACTTTTCATTTGACTCCTGATAGGAAATTACAAGATGTCGAAGTTCTTCTTAATCTTTAA
- a CDS encoding SusD/RagB family nutrient-binding outer membrane lipoprotein: MKIKNILFPTLLTLGIGVSITSCQKGDLTSNPNQGSSVSASLLLNAITSRFAAGGGVINGESGAVAESFWVFPNLTSSAPAKYGQYHVSNYSYYQGTNSYNWSYSATQYDLLKYVIKMEQRAAVENPSTPQANIYAGLAKFFKAYSFIWLAERVGDIPMDQAGDETNLQPSYNTQKEVYSKSLVLLDSANTIIGNIITAQNNGSTVVSSTGDIFGLTYLQWQKVINSYTIRVLLSLSKRADDNADLAIKTKFTTIVNNPTKYPIFTSNSDNMVYKYNSINAFPLFSSPYSQYANIGSTYLKLTTATADPRTFAIATPAPGQITAGKTVADFSAYVGADPTLSLAALNTNSTAGMYSFLNFNRYYTSATGSNCEPYIYIGYPELCFNIAEGINRGWATGDASTWYNTGINASLSLYGLTNGQKFTIGDKAGTTLGSVTIDVNTFLSNVAYKGGSTGLTQILNQKYIAMFENSPMEAYFNWRRTGEPELAQGGVGIGTSDYKIPHRWQYPNYETTENAQNYQSAIQSQFGGTDDVMQDTWLTK, translated from the coding sequence ATGAAAATTAAAAATATATTGTTTCCAACCTTGCTAACCCTAGGTATTGGAGTATCTATAACAAGTTGCCAAAAAGGAGACCTTACTTCGAATCCAAATCAAGGTAGTTCGGTTTCTGCTTCTTTATTATTAAATGCCATAACTTCAAGATTTGCAGCTGGTGGAGGCGTAATTAACGGAGAGTCAGGCGCAGTCGCAGAGTCATTTTGGGTATTTCCTAATTTGACGTCTAGTGCGCCTGCTAAGTACGGACAATATCATGTTTCCAATTATTCCTATTATCAAGGGACCAATTCCTATAACTGGTCATATTCTGCAACACAATACGATTTGTTGAAATATGTAATCAAAATGGAACAAAGGGCTGCAGTTGAAAATCCTAGCACTCCTCAAGCAAATATCTATGCAGGATTAGCAAAATTTTTTAAGGCATATTCTTTCATTTGGCTGGCTGAGAGAGTTGGTGATATTCCTATGGATCAAGCTGGAGATGAGACAAATCTGCAACCCTCTTATAATACTCAAAAAGAGGTATATTCAAAATCTTTAGTGTTGTTAGACTCTGCAAATACTATAATTGGGAATATTATAACTGCGCAAAACAACGGCTCGACGGTAGTTAGTAGTACTGGTGATATATTTGGGCTTACTTACTTACAATGGCAAAAAGTAATTAATTCTTATACTATTAGAGTGTTGTTGAGTTTAAGTAAACGTGCTGATGATAATGCAGATTTAGCAATTAAGACAAAATTTACAACTATTGTAAATAATCCTACCAAGTATCCCATTTTTACTAGTAATTCGGATAATATGGTTTATAAATACAATAGTATAAATGCGTTTCCTTTATTTTCAAGTCCATATAGTCAATATGCAAATATAGGTTCTACTTATTTGAAATTGACTACAGCAACGGCTGATCCACGTACTTTCGCAATCGCTACACCAGCTCCTGGTCAGATTACTGCGGGAAAAACCGTTGCTGATTTTAGTGCATATGTTGGTGCGGATCCTACTTTGTCATTAGCAGCATTGAATACAAATTCTACAGCTGGTATGTATTCATTCTTAAACTTTAATCGCTATTATACTTCTGCAACCGGCTCCAATTGTGAACCTTACATTTATATTGGTTATCCGGAACTATGTTTTAATATCGCGGAAGGAATCAATAGGGGATGGGCTACTGGTGATGCCTCAACTTGGTATAATACAGGGATTAATGCATCGCTTAGTTTGTATGGTTTAACTAATGGCCAGAAGTTTACTATTGGAGATAAAGCAGGAACCACTTTAGGTTCGGTAACTATTGATGTAAATACTTTTTTAAGTAATGTAGCTTATAAAGGCGGCTCTACTGGTTTAACTCAAATATTAAATCAAAAGTATATTGCAATGTTTGAAAATTCTCCTATGGAGGCTTACTTTAATTGGAGGAGAACTGGAGAACCTGAATTAGCTCAAGGTGGAGTTGGTATCGGTACTTCAGACTATAAAATACCTCATAGATGGCAATATCCAAATTATGAAACCACAGAAAATGCTCAAAATTATCAAAGTGCTATTCAGTCACAATTTGGAGGTACGGATGATGTAATGCAAGATACCTGGTTAACTAAATAA
- a CDS encoding SusC/RagA family TonB-linked outer membrane protein has protein sequence MKLKKKKRTKDVAKVLMVLSGLFAMADAQNVIDSTKDSKTDTSKNLQEVVVTAMGIKRLDRNIGYSVQSVRGADLVKARDADAISGLTGKVAGLSIGTSAEMLGSPQVVLRGNKDIMYVVDGIPVNSDGWNLSPDDIESYTVLKGPNAAALYGFRGQNGAIVITTKKGTRDPRGWKVSLNSSNVLETGFLALPKPQTEYGRGSNYLYQYAVGGSYTYGNSGTDALYDNTQRLAIWGPRFDGQMVKQYDSPYDPTTGVRTPTAYVSRGKDNFKNFMENGFLSTNNVAASTSGDNYDMRMSYSHTYQKGMAPNTKLNIDNLMIAGDYRFDDHWSMDASLNLNIQYSPNIPDVSYGPNSFVYELAVYGPADYDVRDLKNVWGGAQGAKDVMQYSENYGRSNNPYFQSQYWLRSHYKTDIYGYLRLKYRVNDDLDVSIRSQVSTWNQTRDEKVPISAVLNDYLPKGWYTFGQYNGDFREDKRTSLENNTDLLLNYNKQISSDWHLNALAGASMRSFKYNSTWATTRDLSIPWVYTLQNSKGAGYNYSFNSNMMVWSGYYSFDAVYKKYFSLTTTGRVDNLSTFAKGNRTFFYPSVSLSSVITDYLKLPDFISYLKLRASYANVKSGLTQATVPSAYYMATGKTTNAGLLGYGDELYSSYNGPSYSNQMGYATTTYYNNTVSPSYSTIISNSSLKPASNTSYEGGADIHLFHNRLNFSGTYFISDAGPQIYSLAVAPSTGYAGRNVNGITTRKKGWELMLDGTPIKNPNGLTWDVAINWSTYKEKLKDIYGDETGLTLNGHTYRVGERMDAYYGTGFVRNQAGQIIYSSGLPMQNPSSSLEDKKFLGFMNPSFSFGINNTFSYKSFSFSFQFDGRIGGKIFDRVYDQMTNGGTSQESVTGTLGTARLKEWQSTNGGTLAPTPAYVGDGVVITSGTPIYSKGVITNSDQLTFSPNTTAVSVQSFLSNGVSGGNIIDEYFMISRSYAKLRQVIFTYTLPNSLLKNGFIKGATVSVIGRNLLYFAARKDFDIDQYASGYNFSDNSLSGTESTGLQSPTARRYGININLNF, from the coding sequence ATGAAATTAAAGAAAAAGAAGCGAACCAAAGATGTTGCTAAAGTCCTTATGGTACTATCTGGGCTTTTTGCAATGGCAGACGCTCAAAACGTAATTGATTCCACTAAAGATTCAAAAACAGATACCTCAAAAAATCTACAAGAGGTGGTTGTTACTGCGATGGGGATCAAAAGATTAGATAGGAATATTGGTTACTCTGTCCAATCAGTAAGAGGTGCAGATCTGGTGAAAGCAAGAGACGCGGATGCGATTTCTGGTTTGACTGGTAAAGTCGCTGGTTTAAGTATCGGAACTTCTGCTGAAATGTTGGGTTCTCCACAGGTAGTATTACGTGGTAACAAAGATATTATGTACGTCGTAGATGGAATTCCTGTGAACTCAGATGGCTGGAATTTAAGTCCAGATGATATTGAATCTTACACAGTATTGAAAGGGCCTAACGCTGCTGCTTTATATGGTTTTAGAGGACAAAATGGTGCCATTGTTATCACTACAAAAAAAGGAACTAGAGATCCTCGTGGTTGGAAAGTTTCTTTAAATAGTAGTAATGTTTTGGAAACAGGTTTCCTAGCTTTACCCAAACCTCAAACAGAGTATGGTAGAGGTTCTAACTATTTATATCAATATGCGGTGGGAGGATCCTATACCTATGGAAACTCTGGTACTGATGCGCTCTATGATAATACGCAAAGATTGGCTATTTGGGGACCAAGATTTGATGGGCAAATGGTGAAACAATATGATAGTCCATACGATCCTACGACGGGAGTGCGCACGCCTACTGCCTATGTGTCTAGAGGGAAAGATAATTTCAAAAATTTCATGGAGAATGGATTTCTTTCTACGAATAACGTAGCGGCTTCTACAAGTGGAGATAACTATGATATGCGAATGTCGTATAGTCATACATATCAAAAGGGGATGGCTCCAAATACGAAATTAAATATTGATAATTTAATGATTGCTGGTGACTATCGCTTTGACGATCATTGGAGTATGGATGCTAGTTTGAATTTGAACATTCAATATTCTCCAAATATCCCAGACGTATCTTATGGTCCCAATAGTTTCGTATACGAATTGGCTGTATATGGTCCTGCAGACTATGATGTTAGGGATTTAAAAAATGTTTGGGGTGGTGCGCAAGGGGCTAAAGACGTTATGCAATATAGTGAAAACTATGGTCGATCCAATAACCCGTATTTTCAGTCCCAATATTGGTTGAGAAGTCACTACAAAACGGATATTTATGGATATTTGAGATTAAAGTATAGAGTTAACGACGATTTAGATGTCTCTATTCGTAGTCAAGTCTCGACTTGGAACCAAACTAGAGATGAAAAAGTTCCCATATCTGCCGTACTTAATGATTATCTACCAAAAGGGTGGTACACCTTTGGACAATATAATGGAGATTTCAGAGAAGATAAAAGAACTTCTTTGGAAAATAATACCGATTTATTATTGAACTATAATAAGCAAATTAGTTCTGATTGGCATTTGAATGCTTTAGCAGGTGCAAGTATGCGTTCATTCAAATATAATTCTACTTGGGCAACAACTAGAGATTTATCTATTCCTTGGGTATATACTTTGCAAAATTCTAAAGGTGCGGGTTATAATTATTCCTTCAATTCTAATATGATGGTTTGGAGTGGATATTATTCATTTGACGCCGTTTACAAAAAGTATTTTTCCTTAACTACAACTGGACGCGTAGATAATTTATCAACATTTGCCAAAGGAAATAGAACTTTCTTTTATCCATCTGTATCTTTAAGTTCTGTAATTACAGATTATTTAAAATTACCTGATTTTATATCATATCTAAAATTAAGAGCATCTTATGCCAATGTAAAAAGTGGCTTGACCCAAGCAACTGTTCCTAGTGCTTATTATATGGCAACAGGTAAAACGACGAATGCTGGATTACTCGGTTATGGAGATGAACTTTATTCTTCTTATAATGGTCCATCCTATTCTAATCAGATGGGATATGCAACTACAACTTATTATAATAATACTGTTTCTCCTAGTTATTCTACTATAATATCTAATTCAAGTTTGAAGCCGGCTAGTAATACATCTTATGAAGGTGGTGCAGATATCCACTTGTTCCACAATAGATTAAACTTTAGTGGTACTTATTTTATTAGTGATGCGGGTCCTCAGATTTATTCATTGGCAGTAGCTCCTTCTACTGGCTATGCTGGACGTAATGTAAATGGCATTACCACTAGAAAAAAAGGTTGGGAATTAATGTTGGATGGTACTCCAATTAAGAATCCAAATGGACTAACTTGGGATGTAGCTATTAACTGGAGTACTTACAAGGAAAAACTAAAAGATATATACGGAGATGAGACGGGATTAACGCTGAATGGTCATACGTATCGTGTAGGAGAGCGTATGGACGCATATTATGGTACTGGATTTGTGAGAAATCAAGCGGGCCAGATTATTTATAGTTCCGGTTTACCTATGCAAAATCCTAGTAGTTCTTTAGAGGATAAAAAATTCTTGGGCTTTATGAATCCTAGTTTTAGTTTTGGAATTAACAACACATTTAGTTATAAAAGTTTCTCCTTCTCATTTCAATTTGATGGACGTATAGGTGGGAAAATATTTGATAGAGTGTATGATCAAATGACAAATGGTGGTACGTCCCAAGAGTCTGTGACTGGAACATTAGGTACTGCAAGATTGAAAGAATGGCAATCAACTAATGGCGGTACTTTAGCTCCGACGCCTGCATATGTTGGCGATGGAGTGGTTATAACTTCAGGTACGCCTATCTATAGTAAGGGTGTAATTACTAATTCTGATCAATTAACATTCTCCCCAAATACGACTGCTGTAAGTGTACAAAGTTTCTTATCTAATGGAGTCTCTGGTGGTAACATCATTGATGAGTACTTTATGATTAGTCGCTCTTATGCTAAACTAAGACAAGTTATTTTTACTTACACATTGCCTAACTCCTTGTTGAAAAATGGATTTATTAAAGGTGCAACAGTATCTGTGATTGGAAGAAATCTTTTATACTTCGCTGCACGTAAAGATTTTGATATTGACCAATATGCAAGCGGTTATAATTTTAGTGACAATTCCTTATCTGGAACTGAATCTACAGGTTTGCAAAGTCCTACCGCAAGAAGATATGGTATTAATATCAATTTGAATTTCTAG
- a CDS encoding YqgE/AlgH family protein, translating to MDHEHLFFIHNQPEIGGDEITDGLYYSGDFKKALNNQIPALNYKMKIFVGYCGWDREQLLDEIKEGDWRVLPSPSLGIIFNDDITTIWNLSVDK from the coding sequence ATGGATCATGAGCATTTGTTTTTTATTCATAATCAGCCTGAGATTGGTGGTGATGAGATAACGGATGGGCTATATTATAGTGGTGATTTTAAGAAAGCTTTGAATAATCAAATACCTGCTTTGAATTATAAAATGAAAATATTTGTCGGCTATTGTGGCTGGGATAGAGAACAACTATTGGATGAAATAAAAGAAGGCGATTGGCGTGTCTTGCCATCTCCTTCTTTGGGTATAATTTTTAACGATGATATTACTACTATTTGGAACCTGTCGGTTGATAAGTAG
- a CDS encoding YqgE/AlgH family protein, producing the protein MNLKAGDIIVSSPSNQDEYFGKSVILLVEVNKDGVIEFFLNKSFGRNLN; encoded by the coding sequence ATGAATTTAAAGGCAGGAGATATTATAGTTAGTTCGCCTTCTAATCAAGACGAATATTTTGGGAAAAGCGTAATTCTTTTAGTAGAAGTGAACAAGGACGGAGTGATTGAATTTTTTCTAAATAAATCATTTGGAAGAAATTTAAACTAA